GATGAGCTGCTTCAGGGAATCGATGCTGCCTGCGAACGTTGGGGGCTGTCACGTTACATGTTTTTTCTTGCCGGAGTAAGCGTACTTATTTTTAAGCGGTCTGCGTCCCCCGACATCATCATTGCAAGCCCTGAGGCAGGGAGAGTACATGCTGACTTGTACAGGCAGATGGGAGTTTTTATCAATACGATGATATTGCGGATAAACATACCAGGAAGCGGCGGCGTAGATGAATTATTCTCCCATGTCAGAGAGGAGGTACTGGCCTCGCTGACTCACAGAGAGTACCCCTTCGAGATGCTGGTAAACGATCTGCGATTGGCCGGTGTATCGGTATCGGATTTATCAAAGGTGGTTGTCACTTATCAAAATATTCCCGCTCAAGGTTTTAATGTCGGAGATTTTCATGGTTTGACGGCTGAAGTGCTGCCGCTTCCGTTGACTATGACGGCGAAGGCTGACCTGATGTTTACCTTTCAGGAAATGAATGGCTCAATGGAAGCCTGGCTGGAATATGGATGTGATGTCTTTTCCGGAGAGGATGCCGTATTGATCACTGACGAACTAATAAATGTTTTCCATCAGCTTATTAATAGCGTAAGCTTTAAAGCTAATACCCCCGGCGCCTTGCGTCATATTGATGATGAACTGGAGGAACAGGAGTTTTTGAAAGGAATGCATAACCTAAAAAAAATATCACAATAAAGTATGAGTGAAATTACTTGTTATATCGAAAATGGTTTCCCTGCCGTTATCAGTTTTGGACAGCCATTAAGTACAGCTGGATTTAATATATGGGTGAATGCGCATAAGGGGCTGTTGGATGAGTTATTGTTTGACGCCGGTGCAATATTATTCCGCGGTGTTACTATGAATTCTCTTGAAACCTTTAAGGAAGCGGTTGAAGGTATGATCGTCCCACGGTCTTTTTTGGAAAGTAATTCTACCCGAACCCAGTTTAATCCCGGGATATTGAATGCTTCTGAGTACGATCCTAAAAGGAAAATACATCTGCATACTGAGTTCTCCCATTCCTACCATTTTCCGGAAAAGCTGATTTTCGGTTGTATACAACCCGCCGACAGTGGCGGCGCTACACTGATTGCCGATAACCGGAAACTTACTTCGTTACTGGATAAGGAACTAGTGAGGTGTTTCGTGGAGAAAGGGATTACTTACAGGAGGAACCTGCATGGAGGAAGTGGGGTAGGCCCTTCATGGCAGGAGTGTTTTCAGACTGAAGATCGGGAAGTGGTAGCGGCATATTGTAAAAGCAATAATATGTCATTCAGTTGGACAAATAATGGAGGCTTATTATTAGTATATACCAATGAGGCATTGAGAAAACATCCGGTTTCTGGAGACTATGTCTGGTTTAATCATATTGATCAATTTCTGCTGTCTTTCCTTTATGAACCGGAGGTGTTTGAAGGAATGTTGCTATTGCACGGCAACGATGAAAATGCGCTGCCTATGCATGTCACATATGGGGATGGAGGAGCTATCCCTGGGAAGTTTCTGAAGGATCTCCATGCTTTGTTTGAGAAAATTGAGGTGCCGATACAGTGGAATCAGGGTGAAATTTTACTGATCGATAATCTGTTGACGCTTCACGGCAGGTCGGCCTACGAAGGGAACCGGAAAGTGCTCGTCTCTATGTCATAAAATAACTGTTTACATGATGGATATGAACGGTCTTACTGATCTTAGATCAGTATGCGGGAATGCTTTTCCCATAACGATAAAGTTTGATGAGACCCTCACGGTATACAAATTTGTGAAATGGTATGTCCGTAACAGAGAGGAAATCGATGCAATGCTCCTTGACAAAGGAGCACTACTACTTAAAAATATTGAGATACGGGAGCGTGCCGATTTTAATGCCATTGTTTCCGGGATAGGAGAAAAGCCTATGGCTTATATGGATGGTACCACACCAAGAACAAACCTTGGCGAAAATGTATACACTTCTACGGAATACGACGCTAATCAGATAATCCATCTGCACAATGAGTTGTCATATTCTGCTCAATGGCCTTCCCGCATTATGTTCTGTTGTCTTATGGCTGCAGAAAGCGGAGGTGCTACCACTATTGCGGATTCCCGACGCTTTCTGAAGGAGGTTGATCCTGTTCTGCTCGATGCTTTGAGAGCAAAAGGATTGAGGTATGTGCGGATTTTGTCGGATGGCTTGCAGGGCGGGCAGTCATGGCAAAAAGCATTTCAGTGCTCCGACAGGGCGACCGCGGAGAGTTATTGCCGGGAGGCAGGTATGGAATACCATTGGTATCCAGATGGTAGCCTTCGGATCACCCATTCTCATCCTGGTATTATCAGGCATCCGCAGACCGGAGAGGAGGTATGGTTTAATCAGATGGACCAGTTCCATCCTCTGCATCTGGGCCGGGAAATATACGAGATGCTTTTGTTAATGTATGGCGGTACTGAGAGGCTGCCCCTGTATGTGACTTTTGGAGACGGCAGTGAGATCAGGGAGGAGTGGATTCAGAATGTTATGGATACCGGGCAGCGAATAGCGGTGAATAATAGCTGGCAGGCGGGCGACCTGCTGTTGTTGGATAACGTACTCACCTGCCACGGGAGGCAACCCTATTGCGGTGAGCGGAAAATCCTTGTTTCAATGTTTTAACTAAATCGATGTTATGGCTGGTATGGCTGTTTTATTTAAGACCGATGGTATTGTCACCGCGGCAGATACAGATGTGGTGTCTGACATGCTTGATAGTATTGCCCACCGCGGTAATACTAACCGGTCTGTCGAAGTGTTTCATGAGTTGGTGGCAGGTGTGGGACGGAGGAAGGGAGAGAATAAAGATTCTCCGGACAACTGGGCATACTGCAGAAGCGGTGAACTTGCTGTTGCCTTTACCGGAAGAATATATAACAAACCGGAGTTGCTTGGGATGGTGAAGGAAAACAGGCAGGAAGCTAATATGGGTACAGCAGCTCTTATCCT
This sequence is a window from Chitinophaga varians. Protein-coding genes within it:
- a CDS encoding TauD/TfdA family dioxygenase; the protein is MSEITCYIENGFPAVISFGQPLSTAGFNIWVNAHKGLLDELLFDAGAILFRGVTMNSLETFKEAVEGMIVPRSFLESNSTRTQFNPGILNASEYDPKRKIHLHTEFSHSYHFPEKLIFGCIQPADSGGATLIADNRKLTSLLDKELVRCFVEKGITYRRNLHGGSGVGPSWQECFQTEDREVVAAYCKSNNMSFSWTNNGGLLLVYTNEALRKHPVSGDYVWFNHIDQFLLSFLYEPEVFEGMLLLHGNDENALPMHVTYGDGGAIPGKFLKDLHALFEKIEVPIQWNQGEILLIDNLLTLHGRSAYEGNRKVLVSMS
- a CDS encoding TauD/TfdA family dioxygenase, whose amino-acid sequence is MMDMNGLTDLRSVCGNAFPITIKFDETLTVYKFVKWYVRNREEIDAMLLDKGALLLKNIEIRERADFNAIVSGIGEKPMAYMDGTTPRTNLGENVYTSTEYDANQIIHLHNELSYSAQWPSRIMFCCLMAAESGGATTIADSRRFLKEVDPVLLDALRAKGLRYVRILSDGLQGGQSWQKAFQCSDRATAESYCREAGMEYHWYPDGSLRITHSHPGIIRHPQTGEEVWFNQMDQFHPLHLGREIYEMLLLMYGGTERLPLYVTFGDGSEIREEWIQNVMDTGQRIAVNNSWQAGDLLLLDNVLTCHGRQPYCGERKILVSMF